The Vibrio coralliilyticus genome segment CGACTATAAAGCGGCATTTGCATAATCCTTCATTGGGTCTGGACAAGATCCTGATGTACACCAATCACCTCAATAGTGATCTGATGGAACTGACGCAATTGGCGGTGCAGATCCAACGAGACAATGAGCAGTTCCTCTCTGATGAGCAAAACGCTCTGTTTGTTGAACACCCTTACCTTCTCGACTTTATCTACCTCATTACCTCACGTAACCAAACACCGCAACAAATTGCCGAGCAGTATCAACTCTCAGATACCAGCCTGAGATTCTACCTGAGCATTGCTGAAATCCTTGGCTATCTGGAAGCGCACGGTGACAAGATCGTGTATCGCTCTGGCAGGCGATTTATCATGGAAGAAGGCACTGCACTCGATACCTTATTCAAGCGCCGTTTTGAAACGATCTCGATGGAAGACTCAACCCTTTCTCAAGTTTGTCAGGCCAGAGTGCGTTTGACCCAAGACCAGAGGCTCAAACTCGAACAGGAAGTGGATCGTAAAGTCAGTGAAATGCACGCGGCGAATTGCGCCAACGAAGAGGGTGAGTTCACCAATGTGCTGTTTCGAATGACGCCCGGTCAGCAGATCTACTTCTCGGACGGACTACCAGAGATAGATGGGGAGCTGCTTAAACAGGTTTCAGCAAAATTCCGCAGACGCTAGGGCCAGAGTACGTTTGAAGTATCACTTCCCTCAACTTTCTGTGACTCTGGATTCATTCTCAAACTTTCATTTGTTCATTTTTCGCTCAGTCTCATTTTATAAGACCGCAAGTCTCTAAAATCGCCACCTTGTTACAATAATGTTAAATATCGATTGTTGAAGTATTTTATACAATATACATTTTATCTATCCCTTTCACTCTGTGCAGTACTCGCCACTCCGGTCGTTTTGAGTGTCTGATTTCCCTCCCTTCAGATGATAGGGATTTCATCCGATAAGGACATTACGAGGAAGCTATGAAAGCAAAACAACTGATCACACTGAGTGCTATTGCCACGGCATTATTGGCCGGCAATGCTCTCGCCAAACCATACCCATCAGGAACGCAGCTCGCTGACAAACAAGAGATTGTTTTAAACAACGGGGCAGAGGTCACCTCAATTGATCCGGCAAAACAGGCCGCAGAACCAGCATTCAATTTAGGGCGAGACTTGTTTGAAGGCCTGACAGTACAGGATAAACAAGGCAAAACTATTCCCGGCATAGCTGAAAGCTGGCAAGCGAATGACAACAACACTGTCTACACCTTTACGTTGCGTCAGTCTCAGTGGTCGAATGGTGACCCATTAACGGCACACGATTTTGTTTATAGCTGGCAGCGCCTTATCGACCCGAAAACCGCATCACCTTATGCTTGGTTTGCCGCG includes the following:
- a CDS encoding transcriptional regulator, which gives rise to MHIGPEFLLAAIRQKIKNEGLCYSELSEKTGVPLSTIKRHLHNPSLGLDKILMYTNHLNSDLMELTQLAVQIQRDNEQFLSDEQNALFVEHPYLLDFIYLITSRNQTPQQIAEQYQLSDTSLRFYLSIAEILGYLEAHGDKIVYRSGRRFIMEEGTALDTLFKRRFETISMEDSTLSQVCQARVRLTQDQRLKLEQEVDRKVSEMHAANCANEEGEFTNVLFRMTPGQQIYFSDGLPEIDGELLKQVSAKFRRR